The nucleotide sequence GTGTTATAGTGGGAGGGCAGAATTGAAAAGACAGCAAGGAGGCCTTTATGAATACAGTCAAAGTTGGTTTAATTGGTTATGGTTTTTCAGGGAGAACGTTTCATGCGCCGCTTTTGAAGGATCTGGATGAATTTGATATAACAAAAGTTCTTTCTTCAAAGCCTGAGCTCGTGAAGCAAGATATAGGGAAAGCAGAAGTTGTTTCCGGAATAAATGAAATCGTTGAGGACCCTGAGATTGAACTAGTTGTAATTACGACACCAAACACTTTTCATTACGAAATGGCAAAACAAAGTATCTTACATAGAAAACATGTTGTTATTGAAAAGCCGATGGTTATTGAGCAGGAAGAGGCGAAAGAATTAATTGAGCTTGCGAAGAAACAACAAGTCATGTTAAGTGTTTATCACAATCGAAGGTGGGACAATGATTTTCTCACTATTAAGCAGGTAATTGAGAACGGTGAGCTAGGAAAAGTAATGTCTTATAAAGCACATTTTGACCGTTTTCGCCCACATGTACGCAAGCGTTGGAGGGAGCAGAAGGGCAGAGGTTCAGGGATGCTTTACGACCTCGGTTCCCACTTAATTGACCAAGCGCTTCATTTATTTGGGTCCCCGAACTTTGTTATGGCAGATGTGCTTGCACAGCGTGATGAAGGGGAGACGGATGATTATTTTCATATTATTCTTGGGTACG is from Bacillus tianshenii and encodes:
- a CDS encoding oxidoreductase, yielding MNTVKVGLIGYGFSGRTFHAPLLKDLDEFDITKVLSSKPELVKQDIGKAEVVSGINEIVEDPEIELVVITTPNTFHYEMAKQSILHRKHVVIEKPMVIEQEEAKELIELAKKQQVMLSVYHNRRWDNDFLTIKQVIENGELGKVMSYKAHFDRFRPHVRKRWREQKGRGSGMLYDLGSHLIDQALHLFGSPNFVMADVLAQRDEGETDDYFHIILGYERLRVMLHSSSFVKSAGPKFEVHGTKGSFIKYGSDSQEAALKKGELPSDKKEWGVDKPEHYGRLIQEKAGEDVERIVETVPGYYPAYYKQVYQHIRNNQPVPVSAEDGLRTIELIEAAFRSSQEKRAVYL